The Sphingomonas sinipercae genome contains a region encoding:
- the rbfA gene encoding 30S ribosome-binding factor RbfA, translated as MRKIETAEGRSVRLLRVGEQVRHVLSEILQRGDVHDETLQSHLVSITEVRMSPDLRHATVFVKPLLGQDEEAVLKALRTNTAYLQREVAQRVRTKFAAKLRFRADESFDEGTHIDRILRSDHVAQDLAEE; from the coding sequence ATGAGGAAAATCGAAACCGCTGAAGGCCGCTCGGTCCGCCTGCTTCGCGTCGGCGAACAGGTGCGGCACGTGCTGAGCGAAATCCTGCAGCGCGGCGACGTGCACGACGAAACGCTGCAAAGCCACCTCGTCAGCATCACCGAAGTGCGCATGTCGCCTGACCTTCGCCACGCCACCGTGTTCGTGAAACCTTTGCTCGGCCAGGACGAGGAAGCGGTGCTGAAGGCGCTGCGAACCAATACCGCTTATTTGCAGCGCGAAGTTGCCCAGCGGGTCCGGACCAAGTTCGCCGCCAAGCTCAGGTTTCGCGCCGACGAAAGCTTCGACGAAGGCACCCACATCGACCGGATCCTGCGGTCCGACCACGTCGCTCAGGACCTGGCCGAGGAATGA